The DNA sequence GCCGCCGCCGGTCTGGAAAGAGCCATAACCAAAACCTCCAGCAGGCCCAGAGGACTCGAGTCCCTGACTCACCTCAGTGTGTCCTCAAACCGTCTGTAAACTCAACTCAGCAGTCAGGCAGTGGTCACTCTGGAGGCGAAGCAGTGACAtcaggggaggaggaggagcacaAGGTGTCAGTGGTTGAGATAGTAGCTTTCCTGGAGCAGAAGGCAAGCGAGCAGCAGCTAGACAGCAAACCTTTGCTTGCTCTCCAGAGGAGCTCCACCTCCATCACACTCTCCAGAGGTCCACATCCTGATGTGAGAGAGGGATCAGAGGTTAGGGGAGGGGAGCCAGAGACCATGAGGGTGTTGGACATGGTGGCAAAGCTGGAGTCGGAGTGTCTGAGGAGGAGAACAGAGGGAGATCTGTCAAGGAGCAACAGCCTGAGGAGGACAGTGGGACGAGTCCTACTTGCTGCCGGGGACCAGAGCCCTGCCTCCTCCCAACCTGCATTGCCATTATCATCGGTGAAATTATCAATGAaatcatcttcctcatcatctcTACCTGAAGCTAAGAGTCAGATCAAGGAGCCAATCAGTTGCTCAGAAACAGCCAGACCAGACACTCGTGCCTCAGCTTCGACTCCACCATCCTCACCCTTCTCAGGTGAGTTTGTGAGTAAGTCGCAGAAGCCCATGGGCAGAAACTGTTTGCAAACTCAGAGCCCTGTGTTGGAGACTGTTGCCCCACCCCCTCTATCTGAAGAGGAGGAGCCTTTGCCaggtttgctgtttttgtcttctcaTGCTGAACACCTCCCCAAAACAGACTCATCTTCTCTCCCAACAGACTCAGAGCCCCAACCCCCTCACCACAAAATAGACTCAGACCTGCAGCCTGCCCCCTCCCAGCCTCGGCCCCTTGCTGTTAGCTCATCCACTTACTCCACCATCCAGTCTGATAAGGGGGACGAGACTGGTCCAGAAGCAGGGTGTGTGGAGGCGAATCCTCTGAGCCGCCATCCGTCGGTGTCTCAGGATTTCCTGGAGATGCGTCAACGGGTGCAGCAGCTCCTGGCACCGCAGCCATATCTGGCCATGCTGCCGCATCACCTGCTGGTGAAAATCTTCCTGTTGCTGCCCACGCAGAGCCTCGCCGCACTCAAGTGCACCTGCCATTACTTCAAGTTTGTGATTGAGAACTATGGTGTGCGGCCCGCTGACTCACTCTGGGTCTCTGACCCTCGTTACCGGGACGACCCCTGCAAGCAGTGCAAGAAGCGGTATGGCCGCGGGGATGTGTCGCTGTGCCGCTGGCACCACAAGCCTTACTGCCAAGCGCTACCCTACGGGCCTGGGTACTGGATGTGTTGCCATGGCGCCCACAGGGACACGCCTGGATGCAATGTGGGTCTCCATGACAACCGTTGGGTGCCGCCATTTCACAGTGTTAACTTGCCTATCTATCGAAGAACCCACAACAATGACAATGATTGAAAGtctgaaagtttttttgtttcattcaaaGAACAGTTCAGATATTCAGCTTCAGTAGgaagcaaagacaaagaaaagcttAATATCTTTAGAGTGGAGAAGCTTGAAAATATGACTGAAATGATCAATTTAAGTGAAAAATAACTGCTCTAAAACTCTGTTATTGCCTTAAAAAAAGCTACACAAACTTGAGGTCTGTCTCTGGAGCATCTGACTAAAGCTCCAActatcaaatgttttcagtatgGATTCATCTGTTGATAATTTTGTCAGTTGTTCcactatttttgttttacacgtCACAATATAGATAAAAGTCCCAATTGTCCTTTCCAGCCCAAGCTGAAAACCCAGAGAGattcaataataattatatataaattatgttAACATCTGAGATGCAAACaggtatttaaaatgcattttaaactgaacttctttttaactttgtttcaaGACGGTAATTTTCTGAAATACAGAACTTAGATCTGAGATTacctttaagtattttaaagCTGCTCAGTCTGAGAGGACAGCAGTGTAGTGCCCCCTGCTGCTCACAGCCTCACCTCATCACTTGTGTGTAACACTTGAGTTAGTTCATACTGCTGTAATTCTTTCCAGCAAATAACATTTTCCTGTTAGTTACCAGAATATCATTTTGTTAGTTATTGACAAATTAGCAGCTTGTTAACATGACTAAAACTATTTAATCATCTGCAGCTGTATTATGTTTATAAATGAGTGCTCATTAATTGGTAAAAAATCTGCAGCTTGTTAAAAGGTTAAGACATCGTTAACAAACAATCGCTCATTACCAGCAGCTCGCTAATGATGGGATACCAGGGTCCCGGCCAGGACTCCTCCGtctgtctgcagctgctcagTGAAAAAAAGACGATTGACGAAACAATAACCAAAAGCTAATGATAGATTCtgttgagctgatttctggtcAAACAGTCAAACAGAGCTGCAGCTGAAATCTTTGAGtggtttcatattttaaatgtgttgtaaCTTCACGTGACTGATCACATCACTGTTGACATTTTCATCTTCTCAGAATGATTCATGTCGGCAGCACTCTTTAGTCCCAATATGCTGATTATCCATTCAAAGTTTAATGACGTGAACATGGAAATATGGTTGGTGAAGTGAACACAAGCCACAGTCACATGGTCACAGTATCATCATGTGACTGTTGTGTTTT is a window from the Channa argus isolate prfri chromosome 16, Channa argus male v1.0, whole genome shotgun sequence genome containing:
- the fbxo34 gene encoding F-box only protein 34 → MHLKSCPKLVHSDLRLDAAGVQTPSQRSSLFVSQQVSIRRTCGSNHGNISNRLPLSIISTNTLRSTNPTNNIVGSIVPSLWLKVSSSPALQLVVPSPGCDNNTLRLYQTATEDGDTPLDIWTVIKPGHVREKIAIFASETEPRDCTRGSERTSAGTSGSQDRTPAVCMNNSTMTGFSRAAKAKGSWEENCSPKRRRRSGKSHNQNLQQAQRTRVPDSPQCVLKPSVNSTQQSGSGHSGGEAVTSGEEEEHKVSVVEIVAFLEQKASEQQLDSKPLLALQRSSTSITLSRGPHPDVREGSEVRGGEPETMRVLDMVAKLESECLRRRTEGDLSRSNSLRRTVGRVLLAAGDQSPASSQPALPLSSVKLSMKSSSSSSLPEAKSQIKEPISCSETARPDTRASASTPPSSPFSGEFVSKSQKPMGRNCLQTQSPVLETVAPPPLSEEEEPLPGLLFLSSHAEHLPKTDSSSLPTDSEPQPPHHKIDSDLQPAPSQPRPLAVSSSTYSTIQSDKGDETGPEAGCVEANPLSRHPSVSQDFLEMRQRVQQLLAPQPYLAMLPHHLLVKIFLLLPTQSLAALKCTCHYFKFVIENYGVRPADSLWVSDPRYRDDPCKQCKKRYGRGDVSLCRWHHKPYCQALPYGPGYWMCCHGAHRDTPGCNVGLHDNRWVPPFHSVNLPIYRRTHNNDND